The genomic region CAGTATTTAGAAACATAGCGTGGTATTGGTTTAGACGAAACTGCCCGCAATTGATTGTTAATTGGTTACTGATTAAGATTACTTTTCAACCTAAGCGAGTTGCAGTGGCGCTGGCTGAAGATCGACCCGAACCTTTGGTAGAGAATGAACCGCGTCCCGTGTCTCAGAACGAACCCCGTTATCTAGAGCGCGATTTAAATCGGGTAGAAACCCTCGATCGCGAAAATCGCCAGTTACGCCATCAAGTCCGGTTGCTAACAGGGGTCTCTGTTTTAGCGATCGCAGCTTTGGGTATTGCCGTGACCATACCCCATCGGACTCTGGAAATTTTCCCTAGCCGAAAGCAACAACCAGCAGCATCTGCTAAAGTTAGCAGTTCAACTGGTGTGACTCTTGAACGAGCTTGTTTAACTGGTAGACTAACGAACTGTGATTTCTCCCCGTCGATACAGTTCGCGGGCAAAGTCAGTCCACATTCCCTGTCCCCAATAGCGGAAACAACTAGTTTCCAACAATAAGTTATACAACAAGGCTTCAAGGTAGTCAGGACGCTGAGTTACCGTCGGATCTTGCCTTACTAATGGATCGTACTTGGCATGAAATGCTGCACTGAGTTGATTCATCGGTGCTAAAACATTTTCGTAGCCTTTTACCCAGCTGAGATCGTTCGTCCAAGATGCACCATCCATGTGAAATAGGTGGTCAGTTGCTTTTAATTGCGCGATCGCATTTTCTACTGCTTCTGGAGTAGCATTATCTGGATCGACTTGCTGCCAAATTTTGTGTTGATTTGCCGCTTGACAAACTGGATAGTCAGCGGGATTAGCGCCAGCAGCCTCAATCAATTCCAAATATTCCGTGCCATTTAGTGCTACGATGCCCGCGTCATTATTGCCAGCATCGCGAATTTCATGATACACCCGAAATAAATCGCGGGGATATTCATTCATCATCACGCCGCCATTTTCTCCATCAGCAATTTGGGTCACGAGAGAGGGTACAGTCACGTTACCAATTTGCTGCTTCCCTCGCCCTTTAGCTTCAAAATAAGGCTGCATCTGGGCAACTAATTTCGTATCCGAGCCTTGGGTTTTAATCAGTGCTGTAATACTAATCGTTTCACCCACAGAATTACGCGCTACCAAGCGGTTAGGGATATACTTTTGGTCGTGGTGCAACCCCGTACCATCCAAACGTTCTACTGAATGTTCTTGTACCAACAACCAGCGATAACCGCATTCTTTCAAAGCTTTGATGTATTCAAACAGGGTATCTGGGTGGTTGGGTAAGTGCATCTCGGGAGGAGAAAAACCCTTGACGCGCCGCAAAGCATCATAGCCAAAAATCGCGGCAAAATAATGCTGCCAAGCTTGAATGTGCAGCTTGAGGTCGGGAATTGGCGTAGAAGGGACAACAGCATGACTCCACATCGTCCCCAGCCATTCTACATAAGGTTGGTATTGGCGATTGCAAGTTATCCGTTTGAGATTGTTCAGAATATCTTCTCGCCCCATTTGCTGCAATCCCCACAACAGATTACCCGAATAGTCCAACATAATTCGAGGATTGCAACCTTCAGCAATCAACTGCGGAATAAACTCTCCCATGCGTCCGTAGCACCAGGCAAAGACTCCAGCGTTGTGATTATCCCCATCGTGAGGATGTTCAAACATATATTGCAGATTGCTGATAAGTTCTCCGTTGCTACCTGCGGGAATTGTGGGTTGGTGCATGTGCAGGGCGCAAGCAAATCCAGAAGTCAGATTTTCTAGACGCAAATTGGTAGTGGGTAAAAATACGGGTTCGTTGTGGTTCGTTACCGACTTAATTTCCGCTTCCCAGCCGCAAATATTTGGCAACCCCGACCTTGATGCTGCTAAAACAGGTAAGTTTGATATAGCTGTTGCCGTCATAGGACTTCCCTCGTACTTGCGATCGCCTTTATTGTGACGCATTGTGTTCGGGAGTGGGGAGTGGGGAGTGGGAGAGTGGGAGTCGGGGACAAGAGGACAAGGGGACAATTCAAGTCACAGGTCACAAGTCACAAGTCACAATTACTAACTACCAATTAACCCATTACCAACTACCAATAACAAATAACAAATGACGAATGACAAATGACGAATAACAAATCAATTTGGCAAGCTGATTTTTATCGTCGCCCGTGGCGCGATGATACCGGACAGGTATTGTGGGAATTGTTAATCTGCGATCGCATGGGGAATTTTCGCTACGAAGCCTCATGCCCGCAAGCAGCAGCCAATGCATCGTGGTTGGCAGAACAGTTGCAATTAGCTGCATCTCAGCTACCAGATAGAATCCAAGTCTTTCGCCCGCAATCTCTCAGTTTAATCGCCACCGCAGGGCAAAAACTAGGTATTTCTGTAGAACCAACACGACGCACTGGGGCATTGAAACAGTGGTTGCGATCGCGCATACCTCAGTATTCCACCAATGGAGCCTACAACCCCCTTGCTGTAGACAAACCACCTCCCGTCCCCCTACCAGAAAATTTGTGGGGCGATCGCTGGCGTTTTGCTAGTCTACCAGCAGGAGATCTCGAAGCTGCATTTAAAGACCGTCCGCTGCCGATCTTAGACATGCCAGAATTTCTACTCCCCCTAAATTTAGGCTTAGCATCGACAATTGCCGTTCCAGGGGTAATTATCTATGGTGACAGGAAATCCATGCAGTTAGCCCGTTGGTTGCAAGCAGCACAGCCGATTGCCCTCAACTACGTTCCAGGCGAATTAGCGGGATTAGTTTTAGAAGCTGGGTTAGCAGATCGGTGGGTTGTAGCGACTTTTTCCGATCGTGAGGCGATCGGATCTGCTCAAATTTACGCACAGCGCCAGCAACAGAGTCAAGGTTTGCATTTTTTGTTAGTCCAACCCGATGATTCGGGCATGACTTATACTGGTTTCTTTTTGCTGAGGGAAGAGTAGAGAATCTCCACTGTCATACTTAAATCTCGTACATAAGTATGGCAAAACGTAGACGTAGAGCGGATAACGGCAGTATTACGGTTGAGAATTTCAACTTGAGGGCTAGGCTGCGGTGGAATTATGAAGGACGGCAGTATTGTCTTGCCTTGGGTATGGACTACACCAAGCAAGCTGTAGCAGTAGGAGAAGCCATAGGAGCCAGGATAAAGCTGGACATTTTAGCTAATGACTTCGATTACACGCTCAGCAGATACAAAGCATTACTGCCCCACAGCAAGCCCGTAGAGCCACAGAAAGTAGTTGAAGATAGTAATACTCTAGCTGATGTGTTCGAGCGGTTTATAGCCTTCAAATCTAAGCAACTCTATCACCGCAGCATCAACCAATATCAAACGTTACTCAAACATCTCATTAAGTCAGGGTTAGGCAATGTCCGCATTACTAAACTCGACGCTCCTACAGCCAACAAATTAGTAGATTACCTATCTCGAAACATTACACCAATAACTCTCAGAGCCAGAATTGGTAAGTTAAGTGCTTGTTTGAGTTGGGCTGGAGTTGACGACAGTAAGAACCCATTCAAGAAATTTGACATTAAGACCAAGTTAAGAAAGCCACCATTGCCGTTCACGAAGCAAGAGATTCAAGCGATTCTTGACGTGTTTGACGCTAGATATCCGCACTACTACGACTACGTTTATTTCAGATTTTGTGTTGGAGCAAGGACGGGAGAAATCAATGCTCTAACTTGGAACGACATTGACTGGGAAAATAACACCATTACCATCAGTAAATCGCTATCAGCCAAGAGAGAAATTAAGTCCACTAAAACCGGATGTGATAGGACGATTGTATTGACAGATGACGTGCTTAGCTTACTAAAAGCAATGTGGAAACGTGGCAAGTTTGCTCCTACCGATTTCATCTTCACCACGCCAGCGAGACTAGCAATCATTGACCACAAGTTTGCTAGAGATTATTGGCGACCAGCTTTAGAGATAGCAAAGATTCCTTATCGTAGACCTTACAACAGCAGGCATTCGTTTGTAAGTCATGCTTTGAGTATTGGTATCCCTCCAACAGATGTTAGTGCCGTAACTGGACATCATCCGGTTACAATGCTCCAGTTCTACTACGGTCACGTCACGTCAATTAAACTTCCAAATTTGGACTAAAACACACCAACTCCTCACAGCACATCACAACTTATATATGTTTTCCGTAGAATCTCATGCTGTTTTCGCGCAAATTTAGTTTGAAGTTTGTTATACTACAAGTAGTTGTTCACAAGAACAACAGGGTATTAAAGGAGAATAAAAATGTCAGTTAAGAGTGTAAGCATACCGGATGAATTAATTGCGGTAGTGAATAAGAAAGCTGCTGAAGAAAGTCGTACTTTTTCCAGTGTAATAACAGGAATACTGCGTAAAGAGTTTGATTCAAATAAATCTGGTCAAAAGTCTGCATAGCAAAAAGGGGGTAAAGAGATACCAACTCTTCGCCCCCTACTCATTCAATTATTTGGAGTTCGATTCTAACAATGAATGTACTAGAAAAGCAACGAGCATTATTACCCGAGAAGTATCGAGACAAGTTCGTTTACTGTTCTGTGACAGACGAAGAAAGAGCAGTACGGCTGATGGCTGATTGGATGTACAGGGCGCAGAAGTACCTAAAGAGACCGATGGGTGATGATATCGAAGCAGACATAGCAGAAATCGAAAGGCGGGAGCAGAAGTGTTTTGAGGCACAAATGAGCCTGCCTGCAAAGATTCGAGGCTATGAGCTACTGACTGGAGAGCGATTGCTGAAGGAGTTTTACAAGGCTAGCCCCTAAAACAAAGAGAGGGGGTGCGTCAACACTCCCTCCCTTCTGATGATTTAACGCTCTAGTCTTCCTTAAACAACAACACTGCGATAACGCAATTACCACAGTGTTAAACGGATAAATCAACTTACTTAGCTACTTCATCGAGTAACTTAATTAAAATTATGACAGACTTACACGCGAACGTCCAACAATCTGACACAAATCCTTACAATGTAGAGCCAGAGCAGATTACAGAAGCTCCAAGCACAATTATTGATACAGTTTATTGGCTGATTGAAAACCTAAAAAGACCTCCTCTTCCCGAAAATCCCAAGGAATGTCAGGAACAACTTAATACACCAGGAGGGAAACAACCCTGTTGGCTAGATTCCACTGGTAAAGTTCATCCCGTATCCTGGAAACGATACCAAGAAGCGCTACCAGATTATATGGAACTAGAACAATGGTTCGGGCATAGCAAAGGGATTGGGACGCTAGGTGGCTGGAACGGCAAGCACTACATTGGTCACGTAGATTTTGACTTTGGTAAAGGAGGTTCGCTGTACGCAACTCAAGAGGAGATGTTAGCAGCAATCAACCAGTGGAAAGAAAAATACCCCGTTGTCAAATCCGCTCTATGCTTCAAGACTCCTTCAGGTGGGTATAGATTCATATTTGCCTTTGAGGAAGCAGCAGAGTTTGCACCATTCGTACTTGACCCCAACTACAAAGGAGACAGATGCTGTGGGGAATTACTAGCTAGGAATGGCGGACACACCTTGCTCCCCCCCACAGTAGGCGTGGATGGTATTCCTTATGAATGGGTGTATTTCGCGCAATATCCGCCAGTCGTTAAGAATGCAGCATCAGTTGGATTGTACCCCAAAGCAGCTAAATTCAAGCAGGATAACTCGCCCAAGCAACAACCTGATAAACCAAAACCTAACAAGGAAGCCAAGAATCAGACATCTTCAAATGCAGTAGTGCTGGAGAAGTGTTTGAGTAGCAGCGCCCAAAAAATCCTACGAGGCGAACTAGAAGGCAATAACGACCGTAGTTATGCGCTTACTCAATTACTCAACGAAGTACAGGGCTGGATTAACTTTCTGGAGAGAAACGGAATTGAATACGAAGGGGATTTAGAGCAGATTGCTGAAGCCGCATGGAGTAAATTCCCTGATTCCGAAAACGACCCTGACAAGTGGGAAAGAATAGCAACCACAATTTGTAGTGATACACAAACTTCTATTGAGAAAACTACTGGTTCTGATGCTGGTTGTTGGGACAAACTTCGTAGACTTGGGCTTGAAGTAGAAGGAGGTACGAGTAATTTAGACCCAGCCGATGATGCGGGTAATAATACTTTTGAAAAGCATGTATTTCTGAATCTGTTTGAGGCAGGTGAAGGAAAATGGGCAACAATCCGACAAGCATTCTACGAAGATACAGGTCACGGATACTGGAAGCATGTGAAGGATGATGAGATTAACCAAATCCTCACTCACTGTTCCTTAAAAACCTACAAGTGGAAGTGCAATAAAGACGAGTGCGCTCCAGTATATCCATTCACTAAAGACATCACAATTACTTCGGCGTATAGGTTCAACTTAAAGGCTTTACTAGCTAAAGACCTACCAAGTAATAACTACTTGCGCTGCTTCAACAATTGCACTGTAGACATGCGAACTGGTGAAATGCTTCCCCATAACCGCAATCACTTCTTAACCACCACTGTTGATGCTGATTACACGCCCAATCAAGAGTGTCCAGAACCTTTCAGGAAATTTATCGCTGCGTCATATGGCGAAGATTTACTCGAATTGGTTAGAGCCGTTACCGCAATGCTGCTTGACCCAACTGCACCATATGGTAAGTTCGTTCACCTGATAGGCAATAGCGGCACGGGAAAAGGAACTCTAGCTAGATTCTGGGCAGAGCTATTTGGAGAACACCACAGTAGCGGTAACTTTGCTAATCTTGGCTCGGCAGAAGGCAGGCATCAATATTTAACTGGAGCCGGACTATACACAATCCCCGACATCGGTGGATTCGTCAAAGGAGTCAACGATTTTTACGAGTTAGTTGATAACGGAGCTATGAGTGGTAGAGCGCTATTCATGTCCAACACTTACACTAAACCTTGGGATTGTAGATTCATAGTTGCCAGCGTTGACCACCTGAAGATTGAAAATTCAGGCGATGGTTGGGATAGAAGATGTATACCGCTACCCACCAGGGGTGTGAAGCATGTTGAAGACCCTGCACTAAGAACAAAGCTTTCTGCTTGTAAGGAAGGTGTAATATCCTGGGCTTTGGCTATGGACAAACAGGAACGCGACCGTTTATTGCTCAACCCTAGCTCTGTCAGCAGCAGAGTTTCTAGCATTAAAACCGACGCTAGGACACACTCTGACTCTATCGCTGCTTTTGTGGATTCCTGCCTGGTTCCAAACAAGAGTCGTACATACGTGGACAATTCAACGCTCTACGCCTACTACAAGGCTTATTGTGAGGCTCATGGCAGTATTCCAAAGGGTCAGCCACAGTTTGTATCGCACTTAAAAACTATCCTGCCTAACTTTAGAGTCGAACAGCGAATTTGGATGCTTAACCCAGACGGAACTAGAGATAAGCAGCTACCGAGACATTGGAGGTGGATTGATGTTATATCGACTGCTTTTAACGTAAATAGCTACATAGATACTGATTCCACAGATGTTCGCTGCTATCGCTCTAAATGTAAAGAAGGTGGTTTGCAGCTTTTTGAAGAATTTGTGCAAGGTCTAGGAGATTGTGCAGAGAACCCTGCACAAAATGAAAACTCAGAACCCTTACCAAATATAACTGTGCAAGATGTGCAAGATGTGCAAGGTAAAAAAAGACCCTATAGAAAAATAACCTAACTACTGTGGTTATAAAAAAACAAAATTTATAACCTGTTATCAAAAAATTATTTCTATATAGGTCAGCAAAAAACCCCTGCACAAAATCAAAAGTCCTGCACAGCTATACACAGCAAGGTGTGCAGGCTCCTCACTAAGTCAAAAATAAGCCTGCACGGGACTGCACACCCTGCACAAAACTAGAAATTCTGTAACAGATGTTGATACAAAATTAGGAGGGATTATGAAAACTAGACCAGCAACTTTGAGTCAATGGGTGTTTTTTGATGAAGGTCAGAAGTTTAGCTGCATGTTAGGTTCAACCCTAGACCACGCTAAATAGATTAGAAGAAACAATCGTCCGCTGATTTATATCCACGATTTAGGAAGTAGGCGTAAGTATCGCTATAGCGTAGGCATTGACTTGGTAGAAGGCTTCGACTGTGGTAACTATGTCTACACTACAGAAGCAAAGAGTTTGGTAATTTCCATCATGACTGAAGGTAGAAAATTCAAATCTAACTGTGTATTCCGTCCTGGGTGTGTATGGAGTTTCATGTATGCCTACTACACCACTCTAAAAGAAGCCGTAGAGGTGGCTAATGGTCTTGCGGCGCTAGATTCGACTTGCTTCACCAATTTAGCCCAAGTTGTTTGATTCTAAGGGTAAAGTTTTGCCTTTATGTCAATTCTTTACCCACTCCTCGGTTGAAGTGGACAGCGCACTAGCAAAAACCCGTTTTGGCAATCTTATTGACATTATTCTCAATAAAAACAGCTGCCGTACCCCCCATTTTTTTAAAAAAAGCCTAACCAGCAGCTGCAAAAATGTCCGTTTTTCAAGGGTTCTAGCACCTAGATTGCCTATAGGGGGGTAAGAATGTAACGAAAATTTTACAGTCCCCCCAGAGCATTTGATTCACCCGCAGAGTTAATGAGTACAAATTACCAAGGAGTAGTTATGAGGTCATACTTTGATTACGTTTACATGCCTTACTGCATCCAGAAACAGGCTAATGGAAAATTCGTTGTGTTGAATAGGGACTACAAACCACTAGGAACGCTAAGCAGTGATTGGGTAGATTATGCACCGCATGAAGTGAAGCTAAGGCTTAAGGATACGGAATACCTTTACGACGATAGTTGTGTCCCTCACAGGAGTGATGCTAGCCATGAAGCAGTATCTTGATAAGCTTGCTAGATTGGCGAGGTTTAAGATTAGCTCCTGATGGTAGGTATATGTAAGGTGGTAGGAGACATTTATATATGTGTTGAGAAATGCTGATACACGGTGCGAAGCCAAAAATAGTACAGTAGGTAGTACGACACCTGACGCACTTAAACGCAGTCATAAATCATCCAGGTGCTTACTTCGGCATCACCTTATGAAGTCTTACATTGTCTGCGCTGAAGCTGACGGTATCGAACTCTATTGGACTGGCGGACGTAACGGCTACTGGACTAAGAGTTATGCCGATGCCTACCGTTACAAATCAATCTCTAGTGCCTGGGAAGTTATGCAGCGGGAACACCCTAGCGGGATTACTGTCATGTGGATAGTGGAAGTGTAGTTGTAGTTGATTTGGATGAGGATAGCAGGTTAGTCAGGTAAGTGCTTATGATGGGGTAGAATTCATTTGCTTGCTATGCCCGTAGATAGAAGGCAATTTAGCTGGCTGTAGTGTCCAATACAAAGGATAATCAACCAGTTCCCTTCAAACATGGTTTTACAGCGTTCTCCCCAGAACAATCCGCATGACGACAGCCACCCCCTAGTGCTGGCTGTTAATGATTATGCTGATAATCTAGAACTCCTTACCTGTGTGCTAGAGACAATTGGCTGTGAATCTATTACTGCCTATCATGGTCGTAACGCTATAGAAATGGCGCAGCAGCATCAGCCAGACTTAATCCTACTAGATATCATGATGCCTGAGTTAGATGGGATGGAAGTTCTCAAGCGGCTTAGAAACAACCCAAAAACAAGAGAAATTCCCATAATTGCTGTCACAGGAATGGACAGAAACAGAGAGTACTTTCTGTCAGTAGGTTTTGATGACTGGCTCAGAAAACCAATTGAGTTTGAAGAGTTAGAGGAAGTGATACGTCGTCACA from Chroococcidiopsis sp. SAG 2025 harbors:
- a CDS encoding tyrosine-type recombinase/integrase; the encoded protein is MAKRRRRADNGSITVENFNLRARLRWNYEGRQYCLALGMDYTKQAVAVGEAIGARIKLDILANDFDYTLSRYKALLPHSKPVEPQKVVEDSNTLADVFERFIAFKSKQLYHRSINQYQTLLKHLIKSGLGNVRITKLDAPTANKLVDYLSRNITPITLRARIGKLSACLSWAGVDDSKNPFKKFDIKTKLRKPPLPFTKQEIQAILDVFDARYPHYYDYVYFRFCVGARTGEINALTWNDIDWENNTITISKSLSAKREIKSTKTGCDRTIVLTDDVLSLLKAMWKRGKFAPTDFIFTTPARLAIIDHKFARDYWRPALEIAKIPYRRPYNSRHSFVSHALSIGIPPTDVSAVTGHHPVTMLQFYYGHVTSIKLPNLD
- a CDS encoding response regulator, whose amino-acid sequence is MVLQRSPQNNPHDDSHPLVLAVNDYADNLELLTCVLETIGCESITAYHGRNAIEMAQQHQPDLILLDIMMPELDGMEVLKRLRNNPKTREIPIIAVTGMDRNREYFLSVGFDDWLRKPIEFEELEEVIRRHI
- a CDS encoding primase-like DNA-binding domain-containing protein, producing MTDLHANVQQSDTNPYNVEPEQITEAPSTIIDTVYWLIENLKRPPLPENPKECQEQLNTPGGKQPCWLDSTGKVHPVSWKRYQEALPDYMELEQWFGHSKGIGTLGGWNGKHYIGHVDFDFGKGGSLYATQEEMLAAINQWKEKYPVVKSALCFKTPSGGYRFIFAFEEAAEFAPFVLDPNYKGDRCCGELLARNGGHTLLPPTVGVDGIPYEWVYFAQYPPVVKNAASVGLYPKAAKFKQDNSPKQQPDKPKPNKEAKNQTSSNAVVLEKCLSSSAQKILRGELEGNNDRSYALTQLLNEVQGWINFLERNGIEYEGDLEQIAEAAWSKFPDSENDPDKWERIATTICSDTQTSIEKTTGSDAGCWDKLRRLGLEVEGGTSNLDPADDAGNNTFEKHVFLNLFEAGEGKWATIRQAFYEDTGHGYWKHVKDDEINQILTHCSLKTYKWKCNKDECAPVYPFTKDITITSAYRFNLKALLAKDLPSNNYLRCFNNCTVDMRTGEMLPHNRNHFLTTTVDADYTPNQECPEPFRKFIAASYGEDLLELVRAVTAMLLDPTAPYGKFVHLIGNSGTGKGTLARFWAELFGEHHSSGNFANLGSAEGRHQYLTGAGLYTIPDIGGFVKGVNDFYELVDNGAMSGRALFMSNTYTKPWDCRFIVASVDHLKIENSGDGWDRRCIPLPTRGVKHVEDPALRTKLSACKEGVISWALAMDKQERDRLLLNPSSVSSRVSSIKTDARTHSDSIAAFVDSCLVPNKSRTYVDNSTLYAYYKAYCEAHGSIPKGQPQFVSHLKTILPNFRVEQRIWMLNPDGTRDKQLPRHWRWIDVISTAFNVNSYIDTDSTDVRCYRSKCKEGGLQLFEEFVQGLGDCAENPAQNENSEPLPNITVQDVQDVQGKKRPYRKIT
- a CDS encoding glycosyl hydrolase family 57, which codes for MTATAISNLPVLAASRSGLPNICGWEAEIKSVTNHNEPVFLPTTNLRLENLTSGFACALHMHQPTIPAGSNGELISNLQYMFEHPHDGDNHNAGVFAWCYGRMGEFIPQLIAEGCNPRIMLDYSGNLLWGLQQMGREDILNNLKRITCNRQYQPYVEWLGTMWSHAVVPSTPIPDLKLHIQAWQHYFAAIFGYDALRRVKGFSPPEMHLPNHPDTLFEYIKALKECGYRWLLVQEHSVERLDGTGLHHDQKYIPNRLVARNSVGETISITALIKTQGSDTKLVAQMQPYFEAKGRGKQQIGNVTVPSLVTQIADGENGGVMMNEYPRDLFRVYHEIRDAGNNDAGIVALNGTEYLELIEAAGANPADYPVCQAANQHKIWQQVDPDNATPEAVENAIAQLKATDHLFHMDGASWTNDLSWVKGYENVLAPMNQLSAAFHAKYDPLVRQDPTVTQRPDYLEALLYNLLLETSCFRYWGQGMWTDFARELYRRGEITVR
- a CDS encoding Tab2/Atab2 family RNA-binding protein, whose translation is MTNNKSIWQADFYRRPWRDDTGQVLWELLICDRMGNFRYEASCPQAAANASWLAEQLQLAASQLPDRIQVFRPQSLSLIATAGQKLGISVEPTRRTGALKQWLRSRIPQYSTNGAYNPLAVDKPPPVPLPENLWGDRWRFASLPAGDLEAAFKDRPLPILDMPEFLLPLNLGLASTIAVPGVIIYGDRKSMQLARWLQAAQPIALNYVPGELAGLVLEAGLADRWVVATFSDREAIGSAQIYAQRQQQSQGLHFLLVQPDDSGMTYTGFFLLREE